The following proteins are encoded in a genomic region of Oncorhynchus kisutch isolate 150728-3 linkage group LG18, Okis_V2, whole genome shotgun sequence:
- the LOC109909669 gene encoding lipocalin-like, which produces MMLRMMGVLLCAALVACIDVVPQKDFNLEKMAGRWWIVGFATNAHWFVSHKADMKMGTSVMLPTAGGDLDLTYTNLNADGTCWRMTHLAKKTDIPGRFTFTSQRWNNENDMRVVAVQYDDFALIHTIKTKDGVPEVLNKLYSRTPEVSTALQQKFMQFSLDTGIISDNIAILPKNGECTEA; this is translated from the exons ATGATGCTGAGGATGATGGGAGTTCTGCTGTGCGCTGCGCTGGTCGCCTGCATCGACGTTGTGCCCCAGAAAGACTTCAACCTGGAGaag ATGGCTGGTAGGTGGTGGATTGTGGGCTTTGCCACCAACGCCCATTGGTTTGTTAGCCATAAGGCTGACATGAAGATGGGCACTTCTGTGATGCTGCCCACCGCCGGAGGAGACCTAGACCTCACCTACACCAACCTgaa cgcTGATGGTACTTGCTGGAGGATGACACATCTAGCCAAGAAGACTGACATCCCAGGCCGCTTCACCTTCACCAGCCAGC gTTGGAACAATGAAAATGACATGCGTGTGGTGGCTGTCCAGTATGATGACTTTGCTCTGATCCACACCATCAAGACCAAAGATGGAGTACCTGAGGTGCTCAACAAGCTCTACa GTCGCACTCCAGAGGTGAGCACAGCACTGCAGCAGAAGTTCATGCAGTTCTCTCTGGATACAGGAATCATCTCCGACAACATCGCTATCCTGCCCAAGAATG GTGAATGTACCGAGGCATAA